One segment of Micromonospora parathelypteridis DNA contains the following:
- a CDS encoding TrmH family RNA methyltransferase has protein sequence MPVHQITDPDDDRIADYRALTDVELRTRWEPPHGLFIAEGELVLRRALRAGYPARSYLVDAKRIDQLADLDTGDAPVYAATQDVLQRATGFHVHRGVLASFHRRSLPTAAEVLAAARRVVILEDVNNHTNLGAVFRGAAALGIDGVLLSPTCADPLYRRSVRVSMGEVFAVPYAKFSRWPDGLEQVREAGFTVLALTPAADALPIQRLSPAQRARAALLFGAEGPGLTGAAQSASDVRVRLPMRRGVDSLNVAAAAAVAFWELGRDDPPFGSE, from the coding sequence GTGCCCGTCCACCAGATCACCGACCCTGACGACGACCGGATCGCCGACTACCGAGCGCTCACCGACGTCGAGCTGCGCACCCGCTGGGAGCCACCGCACGGCCTGTTCATCGCCGAGGGTGAGCTGGTGCTGCGCCGGGCGCTGCGCGCCGGCTACCCGGCCCGGTCGTACCTCGTCGACGCCAAGCGGATCGACCAGCTCGCCGATCTGGACACCGGCGACGCGCCGGTCTACGCGGCGACGCAGGACGTGCTGCAGCGGGCCACCGGCTTCCACGTACACCGGGGGGTGCTGGCGTCGTTTCACCGCCGGTCGCTGCCGACGGCGGCCGAGGTGCTCGCCGCCGCACGCCGGGTGGTGATCCTGGAGGACGTCAACAACCACACCAATCTCGGCGCGGTGTTCCGAGGTGCCGCCGCACTCGGCATCGACGGCGTGCTGCTGTCGCCGACCTGCGCCGACCCGCTCTACCGGCGGAGCGTGCGGGTCAGCATGGGCGAGGTCTTCGCGGTGCCGTACGCCAAGTTCAGCCGCTGGCCGGACGGGCTGGAGCAGGTGCGGGAGGCCGGCTTCACGGTGCTGGCGTTGACCCCGGCGGCGGACGCCCTCCCGATCCAGCGGCTCTCCCCAGCCCAGCGGGCCCGCGCGGCGTTGCTGTTCGGTGCCGAGGGGCCCGGGTTGACCGGGGCGGCGCAGAGCGCCAGTGACGTGCGGGTGCGGCTTCCGATGCGGCGCGGGGTGGACTCGCTGAACGTGGCCGCCGCCGCGGCGGTGGCGTTCTGGGAGCTGGGCCGCGACGATCCGCCGTTCGGCAGCGAGTAG
- the argG gene encoding argininosuccinate synthase, giving the protein MSKVLTSLPTGERVGIAFSGGLDTSVAVAWMRDKGAVPCAYTADIGQYDELDIASVPGRALSYGAEVARLVDCRAALVEEGLAALTCGAFHIRSGGRAYFNTTPLGRAVTGTLLVRAMISDDVQIWGDGSTFKGNDIERFYRYGLLANPQLRIYKPWLDTDFVTELGGRKEMSEWLLERGLPYRDSTEKAYSTDANIWGATHEAKTLEHLDTGIETVNPIMGVRFWDPSVEIPAEDVTIGFDQGRPVTINGKEFGSPVDLVLEANAIGGRHGLGMSDQIENRIIEAKSRGVYEAPGMALLHAAYERLVNAIHNEDTLANYHNEGRRLGRLMYEGRWLDPQALMLRESLQRWVGTAVTGEVTLRLRRGEDYSILDTTGPAFSYHPDKLSMERTEDSAFGPSDRIGQLTMRNLDIADSRAKLEQYANLGVVGGATPQRMVGAAQAASTGLIGAMPQGGAEAIASRGVSSADDEALDRAAMEFGTD; this is encoded by the coding sequence GTGTCCAAGGTTCTCACCTCTCTGCCCACCGGCGAACGTGTCGGCATCGCCTTCTCCGGCGGCCTCGACACCTCGGTCGCGGTCGCGTGGATGCGCGACAAGGGCGCCGTTCCCTGCGCCTACACCGCCGACATCGGCCAGTACGACGAGCTCGACATCGCCTCGGTGCCCGGTCGCGCGCTCAGCTACGGCGCCGAGGTCGCCCGACTGGTCGACTGCCGCGCCGCCCTGGTCGAGGAGGGCCTGGCGGCGTTGACCTGCGGGGCCTTCCACATCCGCTCGGGCGGGCGGGCGTACTTCAACACCACCCCGTTGGGCCGGGCCGTCACCGGGACCCTGCTGGTGCGGGCGATGATCTCCGATGACGTCCAGATCTGGGGCGACGGCTCCACCTTCAAGGGCAACGACATCGAGCGGTTCTACCGCTACGGCCTGCTGGCCAACCCGCAGCTGCGCATCTACAAGCCATGGCTCGACACCGACTTCGTCACCGAACTGGGTGGGCGCAAGGAGATGTCGGAGTGGCTGCTCGAACGCGGTCTGCCGTACCGGGACAGCACCGAGAAGGCTTACTCCACCGACGCCAACATCTGGGGTGCCACGCACGAGGCGAAGACCCTCGAACACCTCGACACCGGCATCGAGACGGTCAACCCGATCATGGGAGTCCGGTTCTGGGACCCGTCCGTGGAGATCCCCGCCGAGGACGTCACGATCGGTTTCGACCAGGGTCGTCCGGTGACGATCAACGGCAAGGAGTTCGGCAGCCCCGTCGACCTGGTGCTGGAGGCCAACGCGATCGGCGGCCGGCACGGCCTGGGCATGTCGGACCAGATCGAGAACCGGATCATCGAGGCCAAGAGCCGGGGCGTCTACGAGGCGCCCGGGATGGCGCTGCTGCACGCCGCGTACGAACGGCTGGTCAACGCCATCCACAACGAGGACACCCTGGCGAACTACCACAACGAGGGTCGCCGCCTGGGCCGGCTGATGTACGAGGGGCGCTGGCTGGACCCGCAGGCGCTGATGCTGCGCGAGTCGTTGCAGCGGTGGGTCGGCACGGCGGTCACCGGCGAGGTGACGCTGCGGCTGCGCCGGGGAGAGGACTACTCGATCCTGGACACCACCGGCCCGGCGTTCAGCTACCACCCCGACAAGCTGTCGATGGAGCGTACCGAGGACTCGGCGTTCGGCCCGTCGGACCGGATCGGCCAGCTCACCATGCGCAACCTCGACATCGCCGACTCGCGGGCGAAGCTGGAGCAGTACGCCAACCTCGGCGTGGTCGGCGGGGCGACCCCTCAGCGGATGGTCGGCGCCGCGCAGGCGGCCTCCACCGGTCTGATCGGCGCGATGCCGCAGGGCGGCGCGGAAGCCATCGCCTCCCGGGGCGTCTCCTCCGCCGACGACGAGGCACTCGACCGGGCCGCGATGGAGTTCGGCACCGACTGA
- a CDS encoding thiamine pyrophosphate-requiring protein — MSSEHTAPGEAGALPRRPTVADHIVSRLFSWGVHRYFGYPGDGINGLTSALQRTNERAQFIQVRHEETAGFAASAHVKYGGGPLGCALVTSGPGAIHLLNGLYDAKLDHQPVIALVGHTAVTAEGGGYYQEVDLLALYKDVAAAFLAQLDHPAQVRHLVDRACRTALARRTVTALILPLDLQDEPAVLDPPHAHGYYQTSNVPSSTPTVPPEADVRRAAEVLGGGQRVAMLVGQGALGATDEVREIAHRLGAGVSTALLGFTAVDHREPWVTGAIGLLGTRPSWQLMTGCDRLLIVGSNMPYSEFYPPPGQARAVQIDLDGTQLGLRYPTEVNLTGDARPTLQALLRELGPGPGPTAWRAEIAEATSAWRRVQRDLAEQTADPVNPQLLFHTLNERLPDDVLLAVDCGTATAWYARHIQVRPGMRASLSGTLLSMGGAMPYSLSAKFAHPDRPLVALIGDGAMQMNGVNELITVAKYWRSWADPRFVVLVLNNRDLAFVSWEQRSSEGTPMFPDSQQLPDIAYHQWAQVLGLHGELVDSPEQVPGVWDRALAADRPVVINALVDPAELMLPPHFTVEQARKTAAAVLRGDTDWAGIIRRGLPSTISSYRPRRRER, encoded by the coding sequence GTGAGCAGCGAACACACCGCACCGGGCGAAGCAGGTGCTCTACCCCGGCGCCCGACCGTCGCGGACCACATCGTGTCGCGGCTGTTCAGCTGGGGTGTGCACCGCTACTTCGGCTACCCCGGAGACGGCATCAACGGCCTCACCTCCGCGCTGCAGCGCACCAACGAGCGAGCCCAGTTCATCCAGGTACGCCACGAGGAGACCGCGGGCTTCGCCGCGTCGGCACACGTCAAGTACGGCGGCGGGCCGCTGGGCTGCGCGCTGGTGACCAGCGGGCCGGGCGCCATCCACCTGCTCAACGGCCTGTACGACGCCAAGCTCGACCACCAGCCGGTGATCGCCCTGGTCGGGCACACCGCGGTCACCGCCGAGGGCGGCGGCTACTACCAGGAGGTCGACCTGCTCGCCCTCTACAAGGACGTGGCCGCGGCCTTCCTCGCCCAGCTCGACCACCCCGCGCAGGTCCGCCACCTCGTCGACCGGGCGTGCCGCACGGCGTTGGCCCGGCGTACCGTCACCGCCCTGATCCTCCCCCTGGACCTGCAGGACGAGCCGGCCGTGCTGGACCCACCGCACGCACACGGCTACTACCAGACCAGCAACGTGCCGAGCAGTACGCCGACGGTGCCGCCGGAGGCGGACGTGCGCCGGGCCGCCGAGGTTCTCGGCGGCGGGCAGCGGGTGGCGATGCTGGTCGGGCAGGGCGCGCTGGGCGCGACGGACGAGGTCCGCGAGATCGCCCACCGGCTCGGCGCCGGGGTGTCCACCGCGCTGCTCGGCTTCACCGCCGTCGACCACCGCGAACCCTGGGTCACCGGGGCGATCGGGTTGCTCGGCACCCGGCCAAGTTGGCAACTGATGACCGGCTGCGACCGACTGCTGATCGTGGGCAGCAACATGCCCTACTCGGAGTTCTACCCGCCGCCCGGGCAGGCCCGCGCGGTGCAGATCGACCTGGACGGCACCCAACTCGGCCTGCGCTACCCGACCGAGGTGAACCTGACCGGCGACGCCCGCCCCACGCTGCAGGCGCTGCTTCGCGAGCTGGGCCCCGGCCCCGGTCCGACCGCCTGGCGGGCCGAGATCGCCGAGGCCACCTCGGCGTGGCGTCGGGTGCAACGCGACCTGGCCGAGCAGACGGCCGACCCGGTCAACCCACAACTGCTCTTCCACACCCTCAATGAGCGGCTGCCCGACGACGTGCTGCTCGCCGTCGACTGCGGCACCGCCACCGCCTGGTACGCCCGCCACATCCAGGTCCGCCCCGGGATGCGGGCCAGCCTGTCCGGCACGCTGCTGTCCATGGGTGGCGCCATGCCGTACTCACTCAGCGCCAAGTTCGCCCACCCGGACCGCCCGCTCGTCGCGCTGATCGGCGACGGCGCCATGCAGATGAACGGCGTCAACGAGCTGATCACCGTGGCCAAGTACTGGCGCAGCTGGGCGGACCCACGATTCGTGGTGCTGGTGCTCAACAACCGGGATCTGGCGTTCGTCAGCTGGGAACAGCGCTCCTCGGAGGGGACGCCGATGTTCCCGGACAGCCAGCAACTGCCGGACATCGCCTACCACCAGTGGGCACAGGTGCTCGGGTTGCACGGTGAGCTGGTCGACTCGCCGGAGCAGGTGCCGGGTGTCTGGGACCGGGCACTCGCCGCCGACCGACCGGTGGTCATCAACGCCCTGGTCGACCCGGCCGAGCTGATGTTGCCTCCGCACTTCACGGTCGAGCAGGCCCGCAAGACCGCGGCGGCGGTGCTGCGCGGCGACACCGACTGGGCCGGCATCATCCGCCGCGGCCTACCGTCCACGATCAGCAGCTACCGCCCCCGCCGCCGCGAGCGCTGA